GCGAAAGGCGCGGCACACCAACAGGTGTGGCAGTCTGTGAAAAAACGCTATTTTTTTGATCACCGTAGTAAGCTTGTGATACATTAGGATGGAGTTTCAAGGGAGGTTTTTGCTGGGGTAAAGGTTTTTCTTATGGTGAAACATTTTCTCTCGGGTTGGCTTCAAATTCGTAGTTCTCCAACTACTGTTCGGTGGTTTACAAAATTGTTTTACAGGAATGCGGGTACATTGTTCACTtgtcgtaaaaaaaaaactgtcgTGCTTGCTGGTTGCATCGGGGATTTGTGCCTTGATTCGCTTCAGAGCGGTTGAGTGCGAGCATGAGCACGGAGACCTATGCCACCAAAACGTATGCATACAGGCGACATGTTGATAGTCCTCTGAGAAATCAAAGTTAGCAACACTTACCACGGAGTAGgtgtaaaaagaataatagcAGATGGACGCGGTTGCCATTTGCATTTTCGTTCAACGTCTGCAAATAGCAGTTAACAATaagcttcttttttttcactttccaGGTTCAAAATAGCCCCTTGAATTGCATGCTCCTGCAGCTTGAAGTTCCCGTGTATTTTCTGAGGGCGAGACATTTATAACGTAAAAGTGGTATTATTTTCAGATACATTGCCTCTTTCCctctatctctctctctctggcggacgtttatttttgttttatacaCACCTCCAGTGgtaatttgtttttcttgtattcTCTGCGTGCTGAAGTTCCACTTTGTTCCATTCCATGTTATAGAGTAGTGTGAACTCAAATGTGTGAGGGAAATAAGAGCTGTCTGATTATcttctgtgtgtgtttgtgtttttgtgtgtttgtgtttgttcgGGAAGTTCACGTGCAGAAGTTTATGTGTTACATTATTTTGATATTACCTCCTTGGGTATCGGCACCTCAACCTCGGCATGTGCCtcgtgtgttgtgttgcatCTGTTAtactttgctgttgttgccccGTCGGATATACgtaatctcttttttcctttctcctttttgttgtgatGGATTTGAACTTGGTTAAGTAAGAAACGACAATTGGGAGAAATAGTTGTGACTGACGGAAACCCTGGCAGGACAGGGAACAAGGGACATTCttcagtaaaaaaaaaaaactacttGGTTAATAACATGGAGGAGGAGAGTCACGCGTTGAAGGATCCCTGGTTTGTGAGTTACATCCCTCAACTCACGACAGAGATAGTAAAGAATAATTACGAAGGGGACTGGAATTTGGCTAAGGAGGCTTTACAACAACCTTTGGATTATGTGCGTACAGTGGAGGAGTTCTGGTCCACCTTAAATTCGTTGCCGAAGCTTCATCAGTTGGAAAGCAGCAGCACCTTTGTGTTTGCTCGTAACAACGTTGACGCTAGCTACGAGGCATTTCCTAACGGTACACGAATTATTGTTGACATCCGCAAAGCAGCGATGGCTGAGAAGGCGACAGCAGTGATTCTGAGTAGTGTAATAGGTGAATCTGTGTCACAGGAGGTATGTGGAGGGAAACCGATATGTGATGTGTTGAGGCTCTCATCGCGACCAAACAAAGAGTCACCAGAATTGGTGCGGCTCGAGGTGTGGCTTAGCGATCAGACATACGGCAAGGCTGTGTTGGCGTACGTTCGGAAAGCCTTGAATGATGTGGGAATGAGCCAACCTCACGTTATTTTTGGCGAATCGTTGTttgaaaaggagaagaaaaaaaagggaaaataagttTCGACACAGATGATGTGATTGTAGTTCGTTATGTAGGGTGCGATCCCTGAAGACGCATATTTGCATGTTTGATTGCTGGGGCAGCAGCTTGTTGTACGGATCAAATGTCACCCGGGATGCGAATTAGATAATGGGATCGACCTCTACCACATAGTAGTTGTTGCAGCTGTTACAGCCAGAAACAACTACTTGGTCCTGTTTTCACTCATTCCTCCTTTCAAGCTGGTTTCTAGTGCGGCTGTAAACGAAATGGGAATTGCCATTTGGGTGTACCGCAAGTGGGCACGGTCGTCACCGTCTCTGCGCACGAATTTGTTGTGGCTGCCGTGTCCCTAGGCAattttttcctattttgtGGAGGCTGCTGCCGGTAACAGAGGGACCGGAGGAAGGACGCTATCTTGCAGTTTATGCTTgtcattccctttttctttaatctATGCGTTTGAAATCCTGTACGGCAGGTGCTGTTTGGTGGTCAATGTGTGACTATGGTGGGTGTTATATCTGGTGTCTATGCAGGTGAGTAATATCGcggtgaagaggaggatggaTATCAGAGTGATAGGGGTGAATAAGCTATACCAGGGGATCGAGTGGGCAGAGGAGCCCACGTGGGTTTTGTAATTGTTAGTGTTAGTATTGCAGCCGACTTCGTTAATTGTACAGGTGGTGCCACATCTGAATGTTTGGTAAGGGTACTTGTCCGTGATTTGTTGACAACAGTTGTTCAcgtccctctttctttatttgataTAACTGTGGAATTGGGGACTTTCGTGCACCTCGTGTATGCATGATGctatatttttgttgcttaCTATGTACTTGCTTATTATTGGACAAAGGAAGCATGCTGGTTTTCGTCAAGTTGGCTGGCGGTAAGACAACCGCTGTACAAACGGCCGCCGACGACACCGTGGCGAGCGTCAGGGCGAAGGCAGGTCTAGGTGAGAATGATCTCCTCTTCTACGGCGGTGAGTGCCTGTGCGACGGTGCATTGCTGTGCGACTACGCGCTGAAGCGGGAGAGCACCATCCAGGCGATGCTCCCGGTGGAGGGTGGTAAgggcaagaaaaagaagaagaaggtttTCACGAAGCCGAAGAAACCCATTCACCGTCACAAACTCGAGAAGATGCGTGCGTTGAAGTACTTCAAAGTCACGGAGAACGACGACGGCTCATTCAAGGTGGAACGCACGCGTGACGAGTGTCCGAACCCGAACTGTGGCGCTGGCGTCTTCATGGCGCAGCACAAGGGACGAAAGTACTGTGGTAAGTGTCACCTGACGTACACCATGAAGTAATTCCGAAAAGCAGCTTCAGTGCTCCCTCCTGTTACTTTATATTCATTTTGGTTTCTCTCTATATAACACTCTTAATGCTGGATATTTGTTGTATTGCCCTTCAGACCTTTCCACAAGGTGGAGGGGGGACAGGTGTTATTTTGGAAACGTCGCTCCTTTTCTACCACTTGTCAATGCTGATCTCTTTCCCGTTTCAAAAAAATTTCGAATCgttaacaaacaaacaaacaaaacgtaGCTTGCCCCTTTTGAATTAtacgtgttgttgttgccttcgCGTCGGTTGTCCACAGCAATGGGTTTGGAGGATATTGATGTAGATGACCCACCTCTCGCGACGTCTGCGACACCACAGACCCAGAAGCAATGCTCATCAACTTTGCCTAACCCGCCTGTCACCAATGTTGTCAAGGGTGCCTCAGCGCCCGTCGATCTCGTCGATTTGTTTGGTGATTTAAATGTTTCAACTGTTACCCCTGTGGCGGTAACGGCGGCGACTGTGGGGGCCGCAACCAACAGCAAGAACCAGGCACATTATGCTGGAAATACCGCCGACGATGATTTTGAGTGGGTTACTGCGAAACCAAGTGTAGCGCCACCATTGGCACCGAAGAGTTATCAGGGAAATGCTGGAACCTCTAACGACCCCCTTGATAGCTTTTTCTCTCAGGCCGTTCCCACCCCCGCCGCTACAG
This region of Trypanosoma brucei gambiense DAL972 chromosome 10, complete sequence genomic DNA includes:
- a CDS encoding ubiquitin/ribosomal protein S27a, putative, whose translation is MMLYFCCLLCTCLLLDKGSMLVFVKLAGGKTTAVQTAADDTVASVRAKAGLGENDLLFYGGECLCDGALLCDYALKRESTIQAMLPVEGGKGKKKKKKVFTKPKKPIHRHKLEKMRALKYFKVTENDDGSFKVERTRDECPNPNCGAGVFMAQHKGRKYCGKCHLTYTMK